A genomic stretch from bacterium includes:
- a CDS encoding response regulator transcription factor, giving the protein MNERIAIVEDEIDILNLMKKYLEKNNFLPFPYTNANDFLKNIEKEKFDLVLLDLMLPDMDGIDVCKNIKTNPKTEKIPVIMLTARTDEGDKILGLEIGADDYITKPFSLKELLARIRAVLRRYKLELSTEKIYIGKEIIIDPKTFEVLVNNKRINLTYVEFKILLILASKKSWVFPRDKIIELLWDGEKFTIEKAIDVHINNLRAKLGKYGKYIKTIRGVGYKIEE; this is encoded by the coding sequence ATGAATGAAAGAATAGCAATAGTTGAAGATGAAATTGATATTTTAAATCTTATGAAAAAGTATTTAGAAAAAAATAATTTTTTACCTTTTCCTTATACAAACGCAAATGATTTTTTAAAAAATATAGAGAAAGAGAAGTTTGACCTTGTTCTTCTTGACCTTATGCTGCCTGATATGGATGGTATTGATGTATGTAAGAACATAAAAACAAATCCAAAAACAGAAAAAATTCCTGTCATAATGCTCACTGCAAGAACGGATGAAGGAGATAAAATATTAGGACTTGAAATTGGTGCAGATGATTATATAACAAAACCGTTTTCTCTAAAAGAATTATTAGCAAGAATAAGGGCTGTTTTAAGAAGATATAAGTTGGAGTTATCAACTGAAAAGATATATATTGGGAAAGAAATTATTATTGACCCAAAAACATTTGAAGTTTTAGTTAATAACAAGAGAATTAATCTAACTTATGTTGAATTTAAAATACTTTTAATCCTTGCTTCTAAAAAATCATGGGTTTTTCCAAGAGACAAGATAATAGAACTTTTATGGGATGGGGAAAAATTTACAATAGAAAAAGCAATAGATGTTCATATAAACAATCTTCGTGCAAAATTAGGCAAGTATGGTAAGTATATAAAAACAATAAGAGGAGTTGGGTATAAAATAGAAGAATGA
- the pstC gene encoding phosphate ABC transporter permease subunit PstC — MTKLKENFIKYILFFLSFLSLFFLLGIVVVLFKEGLPLFKYVSLKDFLFGKEWYPTYEPPSFGALPLILGSLWVTLGALILAIPLGIGASIYLSEIAGRTTKEIIKPIIELLAGIPSVVYGFFGVVILAPFIQKIFDLPVGLCALTASIILGIMAIPTITSIADDAISSVPNNYKEASLALGATKLETIFKVVLPASSGGIITAIILGISRAIGETMTVLMVAGGAAIIPHSFLEPVRPLTATIAAEMGEAVLGGIHYNALFSLGIVLFVITLFFNILSDFLYERFKKRVR; from the coding sequence ATGACAAAATTAAAAGAAAATTTTATTAAATATATTTTATTTTTTCTTTCGTTTCTTTCATTATTTTTCTTATTAGGTATAGTTGTAGTTCTTTTCAAAGAGGGATTACCCCTATTTAAATATGTTTCATTGAAGGACTTTTTATTTGGAAAAGAGTGGTATCCAACTTATGAACCACCAAGTTTTGGTGCACTACCTTTAATTTTAGGTTCTTTATGGGTAACCTTAGGCGCGCTAATATTGGCAATTCCATTAGGAATAGGAGCGTCTATTTATCTTTCTGAAATTGCTGGTAGAACGACAAAAGAAATCATAAAACCAATAATTGAACTATTAGCAGGAATACCTTCTGTTGTTTATGGTTTTTTTGGTGTAGTAATTTTAGCCCCATTTATCCAGAAAATTTTTGACTTACCTGTTGGATTATGTGCTTTAACTGCTTCTATAATTTTAGGAATTATGGCTATTCCAACTATTACAAGTATTGCAGATGATGCAATATCATCTGTCCCAAATAATTACAAAGAGGCATCACTTGCCTTAGGTGCAACAAAATTAGAAACAATTTTTAAAGTAGTTCTTCCTGCATCAAGTGGAGGAATAATTACTGCAATAATATTAGGAATATCAAGAGCAATTGGAGAGACAATGACTGTTTTAATGGTAGCAGGAGGAGCAGCAATTATCCCTCATTCTTTTTTAGAACCAGTTAGACCTTTAACAGCAACAATTGCTGCTGAAATGGGAGAAGCAGTTTTAGGAGGAATTCATTACAATGCTCTGTTTTCTCTTGGTATTGTTCTTTTTGTAATTACTTTATTTTTTAACATATTATCTGATTTTTTATATGAAAGATTCAAAAAGAGAGTAAGATGA
- a CDS encoding putative porin encodes MGRNVIILFFLILLLAFLLKLTISYLSKRKIGTYPEIIKNMLLKLFKSSSIEKNAKKEVKKNKKASREEGLLDKDEYKNKSLEKTTKKGGKMKRKVLLAGIVCFLSFLVSSFASDVDLLIQKLVEKGILTSGEAQTILVETQEEVRKEEAKEREVPKWLDTMKFSGDARLRYEMEDKDPVDRHRGRIRLRYGFETKPNENTEIGVRVATGSSDQKSTNQTLEDVFSSKNIWLDKAYIKYSFNKYISIFGGKFSNPFINTDLVWDGDITPEGIAFQTKFPVGVFINGGFFPLQEDGGWESDPYMTGIQVGYSGKIASRDFKIAVAYYMTEGIEGRTTASVVGAGSAGTGNTIIGGNYIAEYKPIDVVFEFYPFEIQGVPVKLYADYVKNTESEFDKDTGYEIGFTVGKAKKKGTWEFDYNYRDIERDCVPAFLNDSDFNGGGTGSKGHKFGVKYAINDNSTAGITYIVGEGNYVGRGDVNTLQIDYVVNF; translated from the coding sequence ATGGGCAGAAATGTAATTATTCTATTTTTTTTGATTTTACTTCTGGCTTTTTTGTTGAAATTAACAATTTCATATCTTTCAAAAAGGAAAATCGGGACATATCCAGAAATTATAAAAAATATGCTTTTAAAACTCTTCAAATCTTCTTCTATTGAAAAAAATGCCAAAAAGGAGGTGAAAAAAAATAAAAAGGCATCAAGAGAAGAAGGTTTATTAGATAAAGATGAATATAAAAATAAAAGTTTAGAAAAAACAACAAAAAAAGGAGGAAAAATGAAAAGAAAAGTACTACTTGCAGGGATAGTATGCTTCCTATCTTTTTTAGTTAGTTCCTTTGCTTCTGATGTAGACCTTCTTATACAGAAACTTGTAGAAAAAGGAATCCTTACTTCAGGTGAAGCGCAGACAATTCTTGTAGAAACACAGGAAGAAGTCAGAAAAGAAGAAGCAAAAGAAAGAGAAGTTCCAAAATGGCTTGATACAATGAAATTTAGTGGAGATGCAAGATTAAGATACGAAATGGAAGATAAAGACCCTGTTGATAGACATAGAGGAAGAATACGACTGAGATATGGATTTGAAACAAAGCCAAATGAGAATACAGAGATAGGAGTAAGAGTTGCAACTGGTTCATCAGACCAAAAATCAACAAATCAGACATTAGAAGATGTCTTTTCATCAAAAAACATCTGGCTTGACAAAGCATATATAAAATATTCCTTTAATAAATATATATCAATTTTTGGTGGAAAATTTTCAAATCCTTTTATTAACACAGACCTTGTATGGGATGGGGATATAACTCCTGAAGGTATTGCCTTTCAAACAAAATTCCCTGTTGGTGTTTTTATAAATGGTGGATTTTTTCCATTACAAGAAGATGGTGGATGGGAAAGCGACCCATACATGACAGGTATTCAAGTTGGATATTCAGGGAAAATTGCATCAAGGGACTTTAAAATAGCAGTTGCTTATTATATGACAGAAGGAATTGAAGGAAGAACAACTGCAAGTGTTGTAGGTGCTGGTAGTGCAGGTACAGGTAATACAATAATAGGTGGAAATTATATTGCTGAATATAAACCAATTGATGTTGTTTTTGAGTTTTATCCCTTTGAAATTCAGGGTGTACCTGTAAAACTTTATGCTGATTATGTAAAAAACACTGAAAGTGAATTTGATAAAGACACTGGCTATGAAATTGGGTTTACAGTTGGGAAAGCGAAGAAAAAAGGAACATGGGAATTTGACTATAACTACAGAGATATTGAGAGAGATTGTGTTCCTGCTTTCTTAAATGATTCTGATTTCAATGGCGGTGGAACTGGTTCAAAAGGGCATAAATTTGGGGTTAAGTATGCAATAAATGATAACTCCACTGCAGGTATAACATATATTGTCGGTGAAGGTAATTATGTAGGCAGAGGTGATGTAAATACACTTCAAATTGATTATGTAGTGAACTTTTAA
- a CDS encoding phosphate ABC transporter substrate-binding protein, whose product MKKIFLYLVLTLCLTSFVIAQEKSIILQGSTTVFPVAQRCAEEFIKENPGVSISVRGGGSGVGISALIDKVCDIANSSRPMKKEELKTAISKGIDPKANVIANDAISVIVNPSNPISDLTLSQIKDIYTGKISNWKELGGENQKIVVVSRDTASGTFECFNEIVLKNEKVKPDALMQASNQAIVNIVKRTEGAIGYVGLGYLGSDVKAVKVNGIYPSKETVLNGTYPISRVLFMYTNGTPKGLVKNFIDFVKSKKGQEIVKEEGFVPLE is encoded by the coding sequence ATGAAAAAAATTTTTTTATATCTGGTTCTAACATTATGTCTAACATCTTTTGTTATCGCGCAGGAAAAAAGTATAATTTTACAGGGTTCTACTACTGTTTTTCCTGTTGCCCAAAGATGTGCAGAAGAATTTATTAAAGAAAATCCAGGAGTAAGTATTTCTGTAAGAGGTGGTGGTTCTGGAGTAGGGATTTCTGCTTTGATTGATAAGGTGTGTGATATTGCTAATTCCTCAAGACCAATGAAAAAAGAGGAATTAAAAACTGCAATATCAAAAGGTATAGACCCTAAAGCAAATGTAATTGCTAACGATGCAATTTCAGTAATTGTCAATCCATCTAATCCTATTAGTGATTTAACTCTTTCTCAAATTAAAGATATTTACACAGGAAAAATATCTAATTGGAAGGAATTAGGTGGGGAAAACCAGAAGATAGTGGTTGTTTCAAGAGATACTGCCTCAGGAACTTTTGAGTGTTTTAATGAAATTGTGTTAAAGAATGAAAAAGTAAAACCAGATGCTCTTATGCAAGCATCAAATCAGGCAATTGTAAATATTGTTAAAAGAACAGAAGGTGCTATTGGATATGTAGGACTTGGTTATTTGGGTTCTGATGTCAAAGCAGTAAAAGTGAATGGAATTTATCCTTCAAAAGAGACAGTTCTAAATGGAACATATCCAATATCAAGAGTTTTATTTATGTACACAAATGGAACACCTAAGGGACTGGTTAAAAATTTCATTGATTTTGTAAAGTCAAAAAAAGGACAGGAAATTGTGAAAGAAGAAGGATTTGTTCCTTTGGAATAA
- a CDS encoding HAMP domain-containing sensor histidine kinase translates to MIKNYFSRLLISNILLLIFFILFNKIYSLPIFICLIFIFLISFLNYLPIKNLKENLRKYKKDVYQKESDIVFIQKTEEEIMEEIEKKEKTIKEMKEKIYSFFKFLPTTIFIIDKENKIVFSNRDEEKFIGKNYLEFFDNYNLFECIKDILNDKEFRQSEIEIGNKIFNCHVFKFFDNTVAVHFLDITETYQLKNIKKELVANISHEIKTPLTVIKGYLETIYDEVEGDTKENIKIIMKNTDRLINILDDILCLSYIEEKAIQKENVNLKEITDDIVKIFEKKIKEKEIKVKVDMEIKNSLMTDRLLIESILFNLIDNAIKYTDNGEITIKSKVLGNNLFISIKDTGIGIPEKDIERIFERFYVVDKSRSKETGGTGLGLAIVKNAVISLSGKIEVKSQVGSGTEFIINLPI, encoded by the coding sequence ATGATAAAAAATTATTTTTCCCGATTACTTATTTCAAATATATTATTACTTATTTTTTTTATTCTTTTTAACAAAATTTATTCTTTACCTATATTTATTTGTTTAATTTTTATTTTTCTTATTTCTTTTTTAAATTACCTGCCTATAAAAAATTTAAAAGAAAATCTAAGAAAGTATAAAAAAGATGTTTATCAAAAAGAATCAGATATAGTTTTTATTCAGAAAACAGAAGAAGAAATTATGGAAGAAATAGAGAAAAAAGAAAAAACAATAAAAGAAATGAAAGAAAAAATTTATTCTTTTTTTAAATTTCTTCCAACAACTATTTTTATAATAGATAAAGAGAATAAAATTGTTTTTTCAAATAGGGATGAAGAAAAATTTATTGGGAAAAATTATCTTGAATTTTTTGATAATTATAATTTATTTGAGTGTATTAAAGATATATTAAATGATAAAGAATTCAGACAAAGTGAAATTGAAATTGGTAATAAAATTTTTAATTGTCATGTTTTCAAGTTTTTTGATAACACAGTCGCTGTTCATTTCTTAGATATAACAGAGACATACCAACTAAAAAATATAAAAAAAGAACTTGTTGCAAATATTTCTCATGAAATTAAAACACCATTAACAGTTATTAAAGGGTATCTTGAAACAATTTATGATGAAGTAGAAGGGGATACAAAAGAGAATATAAAAATTATAATGAAAAACACAGATAGATTAATAAATATATTAGATGATATTTTATGTCTTTCTTATATTGAAGAAAAAGCAATTCAGAAAGAAAATGTTAATTTAAAAGAGATAACAGATGATATTGTAAAGATTTTTGAAAAAAAAATAAAGGAGAAAGAAATAAAAGTAAAAGTAGATATGGAAATTAAAAATAGTTTAATGACAGATAGGTTATTAATTGAAAGTATATTATTTAATCTTATAGATAATGCTATTAAATATACTGACAATGGGGAAATTACAATCAAAAGTAAGGTATTAGGAAATAACCTTTTTATATCTATTAAAGATACAGGTATTGGAATTCCTGAAAAAGATATTGAAAGAATTTTTGAAAGATTTTATGTTGTTGATAAATCAAGGTCAAAAGAAACTGGTGGGACAGGTCTTGGGTTGGCAATTGTAAAAAATGCAGTTATTTCTCTTAGTGGGAAAATAGAAGTTAAAAGTCAGGTTGGTTCTGGAACTGAATTTATAATTAACCTTCCTATATAG
- the pstA gene encoding phosphate ABC transporter permease PstA, whose amino-acid sequence MKKLKQNLWFWVFRICNILILIFFFLIFFFIFIRGFKVINLEFLFSMPKEGMTKGGIFPAILGTIYLVGVSIIFSLILGIGAGIYLSEYARDNYLVRIIKIGINNLAGVPSIIFGLFGFAVFVKLFKFGVSILSGGLTLGILTLPTIIMSTEEALKSVPQSFREASFSLGARKWQTIKNIVLPNSISGILTGAILSIGRAAGETAPILFTAVTFYINKLPKSIFDEVQALPYHIYGLMTEGTQPEFQVPIAYGTALVLLFLVLGMNSIAIFLRIKTRGKKKW is encoded by the coding sequence ATGAAAAAATTAAAACAAAATTTATGGTTCTGGGTATTTAGAATTTGTAATATTTTAATTTTAATTTTTTTCTTTTTAATTTTTTTCTTTATCTTTATAAGAGGTTTTAAGGTAATAAATTTAGAGTTTCTTTTTAGTATGCCAAAAGAAGGAATGACAAAAGGAGGAATTTTCCCCGCAATTTTAGGAACAATTTATTTAGTAGGTGTTTCAATTATATTTTCCTTAATTTTAGGTATTGGAGCAGGTATATATTTATCAGAATATGCCAGAGATAATTATCTTGTCAGAATTATTAAAATTGGGATAAATAATTTAGCAGGAGTTCCTTCTATTATTTTTGGACTTTTTGGTTTTGCTGTATTTGTTAAACTTTTTAAGTTTGGTGTTTCTATTTTATCGGGTGGTTTAACATTAGGGATATTAACATTACCTACAATTATAATGTCAACAGAGGAAGCATTAAAATCAGTTCCTCAAAGTTTCAGAGAAGCATCTTTTTCACTGGGAGCAAGAAAATGGCAAACAATTAAAAATATTGTTTTACCTAATTCAATAAGTGGAATTTTAACAGGTGCTATTTTATCAATTGGTAGAGCAGCAGGAGAAACAGCCCCTATTTTGTTTACAGCAGTTACTTTTTATATAAATAAATTACCTAAATCTATATTTGATGAAGTTCAAGCATTACCGTATCATATTTATGGTTTAATGACAGAAGGAACACAGCCAGAATTTCAAGTTCCAATTGCTTATGGAACTGCTTTAGTACTCTTATTTCTGGTTTTAGGAATGAATTCTATTGCAATTTTTTTAAGAATTAAAACAAGAGGAAAGAAAAAATGGTAA